The proteins below are encoded in one region of Populus alba chromosome 2, ASM523922v2, whole genome shotgun sequence:
- the LOC118031997 gene encoding uncharacterized protein — protein sequence MNSLDGITMTGWKNLKQRLSFKGLGGCCGSTSWSSRSETPSMPFIDMEEEEDEESAIMQDQAQGGGFAAAPGAGMNLAMALAAERNSRASNVKTLMRLIEETDGVDWRTKNKTSKSRRDKEQEQGPENDWVCCVCMERKKGAAFIPCGHAFCRVCSREMWVNRGSCPICNRSILDILDIF from the coding sequence atgaacagCTTAGACGGGATCACAATGACGGGGTGGAAGAATCTAAAGCAACGGCTGTCATTCAAGGGCCTTGGTGGTTGCTGCGGGAGCACAAGCTGGAGTTCCAGAAGCGAAACGCCAAGCATGCCCTTCATCGatatggaggaggaggaagacgaAGAGAGTGCCATTATGCAGGACCAAGCACAAGGAGGAGGGTTTGCTGCAGCCCCAGGTGCAGGGATGAATCTGGCAATGGCATTAGCTGCTGAGCGCAATTCACGCGCTTCAAATGTCAAGACATTGATGAGATTGATTGAAGAAACGGACGGTGTTGATTGGAGGACGAAGAACAAGACTAGTAAAAGTAGGAGGGACAAAGAACAGGAACAGGGACCAGAGAATGATTGGGTGTGCTGCGTGTGCATGGAGAGAAAGAAAGGCGCGGCTTTTATTCCATGTGGACACGCCTTTTGTAGGGTTTGTTCAAGAGAAATGTGGGTCAATCGAGGGTCTTGCCCCATCTGCAACCGTTCAATCCTCGACATCCTTGACATCTTTTAG
- the LOC118031978 gene encoding uncharacterized protein, translating into MVNKSWKIIPRPLLETILNNHAQHHRVPQPLILHGPRGVGKTTLFLERLLKDWNKGPHITGYVDFAQSIKDHHPQHNNSYPWASWSSCDPPTLSNCKTQLETCLESMTQKGIQLGAITSSQIFSTLNKWHRLDTVLRRILLQNNSNTALKSRNAISKVSSSVLWDRAVFALSARSNAKEIDEILGLEEKGKSLSVEEASYFREAFVALRLAKEVITMQQGWRASAIAHLNRTGGFSRSLANSCTDWPCLLLELLSKAAEIDYFQPKLVINNIEVLKKAILVDDSMVSGPMYHDSLIWRIVALGANERCLPVMLATSDSYYSYQAYWDFGFPDIFISRENFGWAPQEAKMHMVNDYFSQSEWTVIIEVLGPNPRHLFELYALKQSSYYQKVLEDKASTFEDIVDAYLAYLQVTVVNPAMDKALEFLQKFAKDAKSGKIPKDKLRFGSPWKHPSKLDNPTQCQQWAKLQLLDFVQSLINTEFGVNYLGDCSFEIFDDPCTVALLEVGLLYAQRDPSFIRPISIGIQRCLVRWLVQERMKMSLQNLLQFLWQRIIRGRSYRHLMLQVGYK; encoded by the exons ATGGTGAACAAATCATGGAAGATTATACCAAGACCATTACTCGAAACAATCTTAAACAACCACGCCCAGCACCACCGCGTCCCTCAACCTCTCATTCTCCACGGCCCCCGTGGCGTCGGCAAAACCACCCTCTTCCTCGAAC gtctCCTTAAAGATTGGAACAAAGGCCCTCACATAACTGGCTATGTAGACTTTGCGCAGTCAATCAAAGACCATCACCCTCAGCATAACAACTCCTACCCTTGGGCTTCTTGGTCTAGTTGTGATCCACCAACACTCTCCAATTGCAAAACCCAGCTCGAAACTTGCCTTGAATCGATGACCCAGAAGGGAATCCAACTCGGAGCCATTACTTCCAGCCAAATATTCTCTACTCTCAACAAATGGCATCGCCTTGACACTGTCCTTCGTCGTATACTACTCCAAAACAATTCCAATACTGCTTTGAAATCGAGAAATGCCATTTCTAAGGTTTCAAGTTCGGTTCTTTGGGACCGGGCAGTTTTTGCGCTATCTGCTCGATCAAATGCCAAAGAGATTGACGAGATTCTTGGGTTGGAAGAGAAAGGGAAGAGCTTGTCTGTGGAGGAGGCTTCGTATTTTAGAGAGGCGTTTGTGGCTTTGAGGTTGGCTAAGGAGGTTATTACAATGCAGCAAGGGTGGAGAGCCAGTGCCATTGCTCATTTGAACAGGACTGGTGGGTTTTCGAGGTCGTTGGCCAATTCTTGTACTGACTGGCCTTGTTTGCTGCTCGAGTTGCTATCAAAAGCTGCTGAGATTGATTACTTTCAG CCGAAGCTGGTTATAAACAATATTGAAGTTCTCAAAAAGGCTATTTTAGTGGATGATTCAATGGTTTCTGGACCAATGTATCATGACAGTCTGATATGGAGAATTGTTGCATTGGGTGCAAATGAGAGATGCCTGCCCGTTATGCTTGCGACATCTGATAG CTACTACTCATACCAGGCCTACTGGGATTTTGGATTTCCAGATATATTCATTTCCCGTGAG AACTTTGGATGGGCTCCACAAGAAGCTAAAATGCATATGGTTAATGATTACTTCAGTCAGTCAGAA tgGACGGTGATTATTGAGGTGCTTGGTCCAAACCCTCGACATCTGTTTGAGCTTTATGCTCTCAAACAAAGTAGCTATTATCAGaa GGTCCTTGAAGACAAGGCTAGCACATTTGAGGATATTGTAGACGCATATTTAGCATATTTGCAG GTTACTGTGGTGAATCCTGCCATGGATAAAGCACTGGAATTCCTGCAAAAGTTTGCCAAGGATGCAAAAAGTGGAAAAATTCCAAAAGATAAATTACGTTTTGGTTCTCCTTGGAAGCATCCTTCAAAACTGGACAACCCTACTCAATGCCAGCAGTGGGCAAAGCTTCAGCTGCTGGATTTTGTTCAATCTCTAATAAATACTGAATTTGGG GTAAATTACCTAGGTGATTGTAGCTTTGAGATATTTGATGATCCATGCACTGTTGCTTTATTAGAg GTTGGTTTGCTCTATGCTCAACGCGATCCATCATTCATTCGCCCCATATCTATAGGTATTCAGAGATGTCTTGTGAGATG GCTTGTCCAGGAGCGGATGAAAATGAGTTTACAGAACCTGCTCCAATTTCTGTGGCAGCGAATTATACGTGGCCGTAGTTATCGTCATTTGATGTTACAAGTGGGCTACAAATAA